The genomic window TTTGCTCCCGATAATACCTCACTAGCCTTCCAAGGTTCTTCGATAGTCAAGACATCCATACCCGCTTGCAAGGCTAGAATATCTCTCTGTAAGCTTACCAGTTCATGTGCCACTGGTAAACATGCTGTCACCTTTTGATCCGGTGTCTCTTTAGGCACCACCAAATGTCGTCCCGAAGTAATATAGGGATCTGTCTCTAGTAAATTTACCTTTTTAGAATCAAGTTCTTGGTACAATTCTTGAGCAAAAGTTGATTTCCCTGAAGCTCCATGACCGTAGATACCCAGCGTTTTTACTTTTCCCGACTCTATTTCAGATACTAGTCTTTTTATTAACTCTTTTTTCTTCATTCTCTCTTGACCTGTTCATAGTTTTGCTTGCCATCGTTAAGCTTGTCCCAAATAACTACTTTTCCACTTTGCAGAGATTTTTGTACATCGATGATTCGTTGATTGGAAGAACCACGAAACTGGAGCATGAGATTGCGCTTGTTTTTGTCATAGCGACCATCGACTAGGATATCAATCAGCGATAAAAGCTCCAATTTGTCAGGCGTCTCCAACATCATTTCTTCCCAAGTGTAGCCCGTCCAAGACCAGATATCTTTTTCTGGTAACTCTTTTCGAATGCGTTTAACGAGAGGCAAAAGAATTCCAGTATTGAGGAATGGCTCTCCACCGAGTAGGGTCAAACCTTGAACATAAGGCTGGGCAAGATCTGCCATAATCTGTTCTTCCAACTCTGGTGTATAAGGAATCCCGGCATTAAATGACCAGGTCGCTACATTGTAGCAACCTTCACAGTGAAACATACATCCTGCTACATAAAGAGAATTGCGCACCCCTTCGCCATCGACAAAGTTAAAAGCCTTATAATCAATAATACGTCCCTGACTAAGCTCCTCACTCTTCCACTCGCCTGGTTTTGGTGTATTCCATGTCATACTTTCTACTCCAACTCTATCCAATAGCGCTCCGTTCCATTTCGAACATCCTCTAACTTCCCACCATTAGCTAAGATAACAGCTCGGCTGGCAGGATTTTCTGTGCTACAAGTCACAAGCGCTCGTTTGATATTCTTTTCCTTGGCAATTTGTAGACCTTGTCGGAGGGATTCTTTGGCGTAGCCTTTGCCCCTTTCAGAGGGACGGATGGAGTAGCCAATATGGCCAGCATGATTCAGCAATCCCTCATTTAGTCTCAGCCGTAAATTTAAAAAACCTAAAGCATGATCTGATTTATCAAACAATACGAACTGAATTGATGGAACACGATTTTTAGGCAATTTTATTCCCATTTCTTTATTAAGGTTAGTTTCTAGCCACTCCTCATAATCAAAGTTCTCAGCATCCCAAAATCCACCATCGTGGGCTGATTGAGTCTGTTCAAACTCTGCCATCATGTTTAGAATGGTTTCTTTATCTGCTAATGTTGGTCTGCGTAATTCCATGTATTCCTCCCGCTATGAGAAAAGTGAGAGGGGACTCTCACTTTTTCTTGTTCTTATTCAAAAATTGTTCTCTAAGGCTGGCTACTCGATCTTTTTTATTGACTCCACCCTTTGAATGCTTTTCGTGGAATCGTTGAACCAAGGCCTTACCCTTATCGTCTAATTGATATTTTCCCATGCTATCTCTTTCTAATTTCTTACTTCATGCCCTGCTGTTTTGATAGTAGAACCGTTCATGTGTTTGACACGCGCAGCAATTTCCTTGTGACGACCATTCACCATCGGACGTGCTTGAGGATTCCCTAAATAACCACAAGTTCGTTTAACAACATCTACTGTTTTAGGATCATTATTACCACAGTTAGGACAAGCAAATCCTCTCTCAGTTGGTTCAAAATCTCCTTCAAAATCACACTTGTAACAGCGGTCGATCGGAGTATTAGTTCCGAGATAACCTACACGGTCATATGCATAGTCCCACACAGCTTCCAAGGCCTTTGGATTTTGTTGGAGAACTGGGTACTCGCAGTAGTGGATAAAGCCACCAGATGCACCCGCTTCTGGGTAGACTTTCTCAAAGTCCAATTTTTCAAAAGGTGTTGGATTTTTGCGGACATCATAATGGAAGGAATTTGTGTAGTATTCTTTATCAGTAATGTCTGGAATAGAGCCAAATTTCTCTGTATCCAAACGACAGAATCGGTCCGTCAAACTTTCAGACGGTGTAGAGTAGATAGAGAAGTGATAGCCATATTGGTCTGACCACTCTTCTACTCGATGTTTCATGTCTCGAATGATATCAAGGGTGAATTCTTTAGCTTCTGGATTGGTTTCCCAATTGTTGCCAAAGAAGACTGTCGCCACTTCATAGAGCCCGATATAGCCAAGCGAAACAGTAGCACGGCGATTCTTAAAGAGTTCGTCAACACTTTCTTCCTTACCAAGGCGGCGTCCGAAGGCTCCGTATTGATAAAGAATTGGTGCATTAGCTGGAGTGGCTTCCTTGGTCCGCTCTACACGATAGACCAGTGCATCTTCTGCGATATTCATCCGCTCATTGAAGATTTCCCAGAACTTGTTCATGTCGCCTTCAGACTCGAGGGCGATACGAGGAAGATTGACTGTTACCACACCTAGGTTCATACGACCAGAATTGACTTCTACTCCATTTTCATCCTTCCAACCTTGGAGGAAAGAACGGCATCCCATCGGAACCTTGAAAGAACCTGTCAACTCGACAATCTTATCATAAGACAAGACATCTGGGTACATGCGCTTAGTTGCACACTCAAGAGCCAACTGCTTGATGTCGTAGTTAGGTGAGCCTTCCTCTAAGTTAAGACCTCTTTTAAGAGTAAAGATGAGTTTAGGGAAGATGGCTGTACGATGTTCTGAACCAAGCCCCTTGATACGAATGTTCAGGATTGCCTTTTGAATTTCACGTTCAAAACGACTGGTCCCTAAACCGAAACCAAGAGAGGTAAATGGCGTTTGCCCATTTGATGTAAAGAGGGTATTAATCTCGTACTCTAGAGATTGCATAGCATCGTAGATGTCTTTTTGGGTTTTCTTCCAGGCATATTCTTGGCGCTTGTCAGGCAGAACCCATTCCTCCGCATCCTTGAGGTGCTTTTGGTAATTTTTCTCTGCATAAGGAGCCAAGACTTCATCGATACGGTCAGCTGAACAGCCTCCATACTGGCTAGAAGCAACGTTTGCGATGATTTGTGAAATCTGTGCTGTCGCAGTTTGGATAGATTTGGGGCTCTCTACCTCCGCATTTCCAATCTTAAAACCATTTTCCAACATGCCCTTGAAATCAATCAAACAACAGTTGGTCATTGGTGTGTAGGGGCTATAATCCAAATCATGATAATGAATCTCACCTTTTTGATGGGCATTAGCCACATGTTTAGGAAGCATTTGAAGTCCGATGGATTTTCCAACAATCCCTGCAGTCAAATCACGCTGGGTATTAAAAACATCGCTATCCTTATTGGCATTTTCATTGACAACTGCCTGATCTTTACTGAGAAGTTTATGAATACTAAAGTTGATATCTGTCGCTTTTGAGCGCTCAAAATCCCTTTGAGTCCGATAGGTGATATACTCCTCAGCCAAGGCGTATTCTTTTGCTTCCAACAACTCGTGTTCTACGATATTTTGGATTTCATAGATTTTTACACCTTGTGGGAAACGGCTATGAATCTCTTCGACGATACGTTCAACTAGAGTACTAAGTCGTTTTTCAACCAAAGGGGTTACATCCATAACCTTTTCAGCAGCCTTATGAAGCGCTTTGTCAATCTTGTCTACATCAAAAATTACACGTCTGCCGTCACGCTTTTCGACGAATAAAGTCGGATCAGGGACAGCCTTCTCTTCCAATACAATCATATCCATACCCTTTTCTTAAATATAATATTGATTCTAAAAAGTATTATATCACTAAAAAAATAAAAATCAATATCTTGTGTCAAAAAATAAAATTTTTTTAAAATTACACAAGATATTGATAGTTTTTATTTTAATTTATAGAGTTTAAAATCTTTGAATTCACTTTGAACCGCTTGATAATTTTCAGCTAAAAGCTGCTCAACTTCTGTCCAAAGAGTTGTTTTTGTATTTACTACAATCATCTTTGGTTGATTATCTCGTAGATCATTTACAAGCTTAGTACGATTTGCATCAAGTCCTGTATGCAATCTAGGCGATAGCAACTGACTAGCTGACAAGCGTTCGCTAGCTTTATAGCTACTTGTCAGATTATCCCAAACATAGATACGATCTGTAGCTTGAGTTTCCCCTTTGACCTTAGATTCAATGCTTGTACGTTCTTGATATTGTTCCGCATGGAGCAAATATCGTGATACTACAGGTGCTAAAAATAGGTAAGCCAGAGCTAAAATTGGCAGATAGG from Streptococcus sp. oral taxon 061 includes these protein-coding regions:
- a CDS encoding uridine kinase, which produces MKKKELIKRLVSEIESGKVKTLGIYGHGASGKSTFAQELYQELDSKKVNLLETDPYITSGRHLVVPKETPDQKVTACLPVAHELVSLQRDILALQAGMDVLTIEEPWKASEVLSGAKPILIVEGMSVGFLPKELFDKTICFYTDEETELKRRLARDTAVRNGDASFILASQQMRREQYLQYYKETESKTDILIKQSNDKFQIETNIMNII
- the nrdG gene encoding anaerobic ribonucleoside-triphosphate reductase activating protein, producing the protein MTWNTPKPGEWKSEELSQGRIIDYKAFNFVDGEGVRNSLYVAGCMFHCEGCYNVATWSFNAGIPYTPELEEQIMADLAQPYVQGLTLLGGEPFLNTGILLPLVKRIRKELPEKDIWSWTGYTWEEMMLETPDKLELLSLIDILVDGRYDKNKRNLMLQFRGSSNQRIIDVQKSLQSGKVVIWDKLNDGKQNYEQVKRE
- a CDS encoding GNAT family N-acetyltransferase; amino-acid sequence: MELRRPTLADKETILNMMAEFEQTQSAHDGGFWDAENFDYEEWLETNLNKEMGIKLPKNRVPSIQFVLFDKSDHALGFLNLRLRLNEGLLNHAGHIGYSIRPSERGKGYAKESLRQGLQIAKEKNIKRALVTCSTENPASRAVILANGGKLEDVRNGTERYWIELE
- the nrdD gene encoding anaerobic ribonucleoside-triphosphate reductase, with amino-acid sequence MIVLEEKAVPDPTLFVEKRDGRRVIFDVDKIDKALHKAAEKVMDVTPLVEKRLSTLVERIVEEIHSRFPQGVKIYEIQNIVEHELLEAKEYALAEEYITYRTQRDFERSKATDINFSIHKLLSKDQAVVNENANKDSDVFNTQRDLTAGIVGKSIGLQMLPKHVANAHQKGEIHYHDLDYSPYTPMTNCCLIDFKGMLENGFKIGNAEVESPKSIQTATAQISQIIANVASSQYGGCSADRIDEVLAPYAEKNYQKHLKDAEEWVLPDKRQEYAWKKTQKDIYDAMQSLEYEINTLFTSNGQTPFTSLGFGLGTSRFEREIQKAILNIRIKGLGSEHRTAIFPKLIFTLKRGLNLEEGSPNYDIKQLALECATKRMYPDVLSYDKIVELTGSFKVPMGCRSFLQGWKDENGVEVNSGRMNLGVVTVNLPRIALESEGDMNKFWEIFNERMNIAEDALVYRVERTKEATPANAPILYQYGAFGRRLGKEESVDELFKNRRATVSLGYIGLYEVATVFFGNNWETNPEAKEFTLDIIRDMKHRVEEWSDQYGYHFSIYSTPSESLTDRFCRLDTEKFGSIPDITDKEYYTNSFHYDVRKNPTPFEKLDFEKVYPEAGASGGFIHYCEYPVLQQNPKALEAVWDYAYDRVGYLGTNTPIDRCYKCDFEGDFEPTERGFACPNCGNNDPKTVDVVKRTCGYLGNPQARPMVNGRHKEIAARVKHMNGSTIKTAGHEVRN